The Vibrio quintilis DNA window ACCATTTGTCCCGGTGAATTGCACCGAACTGAAAGATGATGCTTCTGCGCTGGAGAAATTATTTGGCAGCCAGAATGACAAAACGGGAGGGCGGTTATGGCTGGCGAATAACGGCACTCTGTTTCTCAACTCAGTAGAATGTTTACCGGCCTGCGCTCAATCTGCATTGATTCAGTTATTTGAACACCGGACATTCACTATCACCCATACCAGCACCGATGTCCTTGTTGATATCCGCGTCATTGTTGCAACAACCTGTAATCTGCATCACGCCGTCATTGAAGGAAAGTTTTCCGCCGAGTTATACGAGCGGTTATCCGTGCTGAAAATTCATGTACCGCCCCTGAGAGAACGCAGTGCAGATTTAAGAGAGTTATTCCCTTATCTGACCAAAAGGTTATGCAGCGAATTGTCTTTGCCGATACCTGAATGGATTGATGACCACGGTCATTTTGAACTCTGGGATTACAGCTGGCCGGGTAATGCCAAAGAGCTTAAAAATCTGATTGAACGATGTCTGTTGCTTAATCAGTCACCAGCCGATTATTGGGAAGAAAAAACACAAACAGTGCCTGGTAAATCAAATGTTGTGGTTTCGGTTTCCCACTCAAATTACATTCCGGAATTATCAGCACCTCCGGTGCATGGATTCAGCGGATATCCCGGCAGCTGGAGCCTGAAAGAAGTTGAGCAGGCACATATTCAGCAAGTGATCAATTTCCATGATGGCAATAAATCAGCCGCAGCCCGGGAGCTTGGCATATCCAGAAAGACACTGGACCGGAAACTAAAAGAGTGGCAGTCCGAAGAACATTGATGTTCCAATTTGGTGATCAATGTTTGTGCGTCATTTTGATGCAATTAGATCATTATGGTGCATTCATATCAATAACAAACCTGTCTCATCACGATTAATGATAGAATACTTGTATATAATATTTATATTTATCAGTTGGTTATAATTTATTCTCTTATTTTCTCTGTTTGTCAATAAAATGGCATATTAGATGCCTGCTTTGCCCATATAAAAACAAATCCCCATTTTGGGGAGTTTATATTTATTGAGCACAGAATTAGTGCGCACATCAGGGAGAGAACGAGAATGACTGAAAATTTGACTCAGGTACAAGGTGTTGTACAGGCCTTAACTCAGAGTTCAGATACTTTGTTTCTATTATTGGGTGCTATCATGGTTTTTCTGATGCACGCTGGTTTTGCATTTCTGGAGGTCGGAACTGTCCGGAAAAAAAATCAGGTGAATGCACTGGTAAAAATTCTGGTTGATTTTGGTGTATCAACGATTGCGTACTTCTTTATTGGTTACTGGCTGGCTTACGGCGCAACTTTTTTTGCAGATGCGGAAACTTTGGCTGCCGGCAACGGTTATGAGCTGGTTAAGTTTTTCTTCCTGCTTACCTTTGCTGCTGCGATTCCGGCCATTGTTTCTGGCGGTATTGCAGAAAGAGCCCGGTTCTATCCGGTGTTAATCGCAACTTTCTTTATTGTTGGTCTGATTTATCCTTTCTTTGAAGGGATTATCTGGAACGGTAACTTTCAGGTGCAGCAATGGTTTGAACACAATCTGGGACATCCATTCCATGACTTCGCCGGTTCTGTTGTGGTTCACGGTGTTGGCGGATGGATAGCGCTGGTCGCGGTCATATTTTTAGGTATGCGTCACGGCCGGATCCGGGCCGGGAAGCATACTAACTTTGCGCCATCCAATATTCCGTTTCTTGCACTGGGAGCATGGATACTCAGCGTTGGCTGGTTTGGATTTAATGTCATGTCGGCACAATCGATCAATGGTATCAGCGGCCTTGTTGCAATGAACTCATTGATGGCAATGGTTGGCGGGATTCTTGCGGCATTGGTTGCCGGAAAGAACGATCCGGGCTTTATTCATAACGGGCCTTTAGCGGGATTGGTTGCTGTTTGTGCTGGTTCTGATTTAATGCATCCGCTTGGCGCATTAATGACAGGAATTGTTGCCGGGGTTCTGTTTGTCTGGGCATTTACCTATTTACAAAATAAAACCCGGATTGATGATGTGCTGGGCGTCTGGCCGTTACATGGTCTATGCGGAGCCTGGGGCGGCATTGCCGCAGGTATATTTGGCCAGCAAAACCTTGGTGGTCTGGGCGGAGTCAGCCTGCTGACTCAGATACTGGGAACTTGTCTGGGAATTATCATTGCACTGGTGGGCGCATTTATCGTGTATGGCCTGTTAAATAAACTCACCGGATTACGTCTTTCTCAGGAAGATGAATTTAATGGTGCAGACTTAGCCATCCATAAAATCTCATCAACGAACGAAGAATAATTTCACTGTCTTCAGCATTGCCTGAACCAGAGCACTCACCTGAACGGGTTAGTGCTCTGCTGTTTTTGAGGCCAGATGCATTTCTGTCATCTACCGGATCAAAACAGAATGATGTTAAGATATAAGGAAATGAAACTGTGAGGATATGCCATGCTTTATCCATATCGTAATATTGTTGTTTTAACCGGTGCTGGTATCTCTGCAGAGTCTGGTATTCAAACCTTTCGCTCAGAAGACGGACTTTGGGAAGAGCACCGGATAGAAGATGTCGCGACCCCGGAAGGATTTTACCGGGATCCAGATCTGGTTCAGAATTTTTATAACAAGCGTCGTCAGTCATTGCTTTCCGATTCAATCCAGCCGAATGCTGCACATATTTCGCTTGGCAGGCTGGAATCTGAGCTGGATGGCAGCGTCACTATCATCACCCAAAATATTGATAACCTGCATGAAAAAGGCGGAAGTCAAAATATTATTCACATGCATGGTGAGTTATTAAAAGCCCGTTGCAGTGTTTCAGATCAGGTTGTTGAGCAAATGACAGATTTAAATGTCGGCGACTTGTGTCACTGTTGTCAAATTCCATCGCAGATGCGGCCGCATATTGTTTGGTTCGGGGAAATGCCGCTTCGGATGGGGGAAATATATACCGCGATAGAAAAAGCGGATCTGTTTGTTTCGATCGGTACATCTGGTGTGGTTTATCCGGCAGCAGGCTTTGTCCATGATGCAAAATTACATGGTGCACATACTATTGAAATCAATCTTGAGCCCAGTGCTGTAGAAAGTGAATTTGCAGAAAAACGTTACGGGAAAGCGAGTATAGAAGTTCCCCGGCTTGTTGATGAAATTCTCGGGCAATCAGGAAAATAACAGGCCATAATTTGAGTAAGATGTGGGCCTGGACTTTAGATGAGAAGATTTCAGTGGCAGAAGTACTGACGATTTTTACTTGAGATGAATTCCAGTATAATGGCCGCTTTGTTGTATGAGCGGTGACTCGATAAAAAGCCGTCAAGAGGAAGTATGAGTCAGAAATTTGAAAAAGAATTTAACTTAGGTGGAAATATTGAGCGGGCACTGAAAGGTGATTATTCACTGAAAATCGGTGAAATTTTCAGAGAGGCTTTGACTTGTACCGTCAAACATTTTTGGTCTTTTACCCCGTCAATCTTTATTTTACTTTCTGTACAATTAATCGTTTTTTACATCGTTTTAAAGTTACAGATTCCTGATTTATCGTCAATATTAACTGGTGTTGAAACCCCGGAAAAGCTGGATCCCCGGTTATTTCAGGCTATTTTTGTGGCGACATTTACTTTTGAAGTGGTTAGTGCGCCTGTTTATGCCGGTACCTGTTTAATGGCGATGAGTCATGCTGCAGGATTGAGAACACATACAGGACACATCGCGAAAGGGTTGCAGTATACGGTTTCAGTCATTCTGACTACTTTGATCAGTTTAATACTTCAGGGAATTGCCGGTAGTTTGTTCTGGATTTTGTCGGCCTATCTGTCGGTTGCATTCAGTCATGCGATTCTGTTGATTTGTGAAAAAAGGCTGAGTATATTTCAGGCGTTGAGTGTTTCTGTCAGAGCTACTAATAAGAAAATCCTGCCACTTTGTGCCATTTATTTTGTGTTGACCCTCTTTATGACGGCTTCATTCTTATTTTACGGAATCAGTCTGATTTTTGTGATGCCTTTCTTTTTACATGTTAAGGGAATCCTCTACCGGAATATGTTCGGTATCAAACTGACTATTGTTACTAATTCACAAGATAACAACGACAATAACCATAAGGTGTTTGATGCATAGGTTTGTTTATTTAGTTTTTTTTCTTTTTGTTGTGCTGGGTATAGGTAGTTGTAGTTATTATTATCAACATCAGGATAATTCTGATCTTCAAAAGGTTAAACAAGAGCCACCCCAAAAGCCGGATACTTCTTTATCTCAGAATACGCCGGATTTTCTGGCCATTCATAATATCAAAAAGAGAAAGCTGGCTTTTCTTAACTATCTTCGTCCGGGGATTCATTATGAGAATCAGCGAATTGCAGAAGAGCGGCAGTTTCTCCTGTCTGTTGAGCAAATGATCACACATCAGCATACGCTGAGTAAGCCTGAAATGAAGCGGCTGGATGCGATTTCCCATGAATATAAACTAAAGTTGCCGGAAAACGGGCCTGATTCAGTATGGTTTCAAAAAGCGCTTCACCGGGTAGATATTTTGCCGGAAGCTTTAGTGTTTATTCAGGCTGCGAATGAGTCCGCCTGGGGAACATCCCGGTTTGCCCGGCAGGGAAATAACTATTTTGGTCAGTGGTGTTACCGGCAGGGATGTGGTTTGGTGCCCCTGGCGAGATCAGAAGGCGCAACACATGAAGTTGCTAAGTTTGGTTCTGTACAAGAGTCAATTCACCGTTACTTCATGAATGTGAACAGAAATAAGGCATATCATGATCTGCGTGAAATCCGTTTTAGCCTGCGTCAGCAGGGGATGAATATTTCGACTGCTCAGAGTGCCTTAGAGTTAACAGACGGTCTGTTGAAATACTCAGAGCGGGGCATTGATTATGTTGACAGCTTAAAGGCCATGATTCGTCATAACCAAAAAATCTTACCGGGCAATGAAGCCGGATGAGCAATGAGAGGCTGATTGACGACTGTGGAGTATTCCAACCGTTGTTAAAAGTCCGTATAATCCACGCCCTGTTTACCGGTCAGGAAATAAATCCGGGCTGCCTGGATAGCGTATTGAGAAGTTGTAATGAATCAGAAAGATACCAGAAAAGAGACACTAGAATTGAATAAACTACAGAAACGTCTGAGAAGGAATGTTGGCAATGCAATTATTGATTACAACATGATTGAAGACGGTGATGTAGTCATGGCGTGTATCAGTGGCGGTAAAGATTCATTTGCAATGCTCGATATTCTTTTAAACCTGCAAAAAGCGGCACCAATCCATTTTGAGGTGGTTGCGGTGAATCTTGACCAAAAGCAACCGGGTTTCCCGGAACATATTTTACCTGAGTATTTTCGTCAGCTGGGGATTCCTTATTATATTATTGATAAGGATACGTATTCGGTCGTCAAGGAAAAAATATCCGAAGGCAAAACCACTTGTGGACTATGTTCCCGGCTTCGCCGTGGCACGCTTTACTCTTTTGCGGAAAAAATTAAAGCGACAAAAATCGCTCTTGGCCACCATATGGATGATATTGTTGAGACGCTGTTTCTGAATATGTTTCATGGCTCACGGATGAAGGCGATGCCTCCAAAACTTCGTTCTGACGATGAGCGTAATATTGTGATCCGGCCACTGAGTTACTGCCGGGAAAAAGATTTGATCCGTTATGCCAATGCGAAACAGTTTCCGATTATTCCGTGCAATTTATGTGGTTCTCAGGAAAATCTGCAGCGACAAAATATCAAGTCAATGTTGATCGAATGGGATAAAAAAACGCCGGGCAGGGTAGAAAGTATTTTCAAATCTATCCAGAGTGTCAGCCCGAGCCAGCTGGCAGACCGGGACTTGTTTGATTTTGTTAATTTGCCGCTTGCGCGTGAAGGAGAAAGAGAAGGCTACGCTTTCAATGAAGCGATTGTGTCTTCAACAAACATTGATGAATCCATGTTTATCGATGTGACCAATCTTTAAAATTATCCCTTTAAAAAAACAAAAAGGGCCGGAAAGCGGCCCTTTTTCGTGTCTGAATCACCAGAGAGAAACTGATTAATGATGTTCAGGATCTAAGGGGCTGACATATCCTTCAGGCTTTAACGCCAGTACATCACAATCAATTTTATCGATGACATGCTCTGCAGTATTACCAATAAACACAGAAGACAAGCCTGTTCTTCCGGTCGTGCCCAGAATGACCATCGATGAATCAAGCTGCTTCGCCAGTTTAGGGATAATTTCTTCGGGCAGACCTTCTTCGACCAGTGTATGCTCATCATGAATATGAAATTCCTGTCTCAGCGCTTTCATGGCCGTGAGGTAATGAGCCCGGAGTGCATCGTTGTATGCAATTGCATCGAATTCAGGCAGCTCGATGGCAACATTTGACGGCGTCGTTGGATAAGCGCTGACTAAAAATGGTTTCGCAGAAAATCTTTCAGCAATATTTAATAATTGCTCCGTCATTTTTACATTCAGTTTCTGGTGTGTTTCACTCTCTGAACCAATATTAACCGAAGCCATAATATTGGCATTCTCATGCCATTCGGCATGTTTGACGAGCAAAACCGGGCAGGGACATTTGCGGATCAGATGCCAGTCAGTTGGTGTAAAAATGACAGATTCAAGAAAATCATGCTTGTGAGTTGATTTGATTAAAATATCATAATGGCCCGCAAAAACTTCAGCGATAATCGCCTCATACGGACGATGATACCAGACGACTTTGACATCAAAATTTATATCATCACTGATATAGGGCTCAGCAATATTTTGTAACCACAATTTTCGCTGATGAACCACACCTCTGCGCATCGCTTCCCGTTCATCGGAAGAGAGCATAGAAGTCATCTCATAAGAGAAATCATAAATAGAAAGGAACAAGGTGACACGGCTTTTGCTGACACTCTTATTAGCTAGTTGCATTGCCCGGGCAAGCGCTGCCTGCTCATCGTTATTAATGTCAGCAACAACCAGTATATTATTGTAAATACTCATTTTATGCTCCCTCTTTTTGCAGAGATCCTAATACAACTTTAGCGTAATTTAAGGAAAAAAAGAGAAGGAGAATGAAGAATTTTGATACAGCTCATCAAGCAAGCTGTATCAGAGGTGATTAACTTTCAGTTGAAACCCCGGCTAATTCCATCAGCGCATCATGATCCAGAATGGTAATATATTTACCTTTCACACTGAGAATTTCAGATTTCTGGAAACGGCCCAGTAAGCGGCTGATTGTCTCGACAGTTAAGCCCAGATAGTTACCAATATCGCTACGTGTCATCGTCAGACGAAACTCTCTCGGACTAAATCCACGCTGGGCAAAACGGCTGGATAGGTTGAATAAAAAAGCGGCTAATCTTTCTTCTGCATTCTTCTTGGATAAGAGAAGGATCATCTCTTGATCGCCTTTGATTTCATTACTCATCAAGCGCATGATTTGTTGACGAAGTTTTGGCATTTTCCCCGATAAATCATCCAGAATTTCATAAGGAATTTCACACACCATGGAGGTTTCGAGTGCTTGGGCGAAACTTGGGTGAGAATCTCCGGTTATAGCGTCAAATCCGACTAAATCACCAGCCAGATGGAATGCTGTAATTTGTTCGTCGCCTTGTTCTGTGATGGTATAGCTTTTAATTGTACCTGAACGAATTGCATATAAAGATTTCAATTCATCCCCGGCTTTAAACAGCTCCTGACCTTTTTGAATCGGCTTTTTTCTTTCAATAATTTGATCGAGTTGGTCAAGTTCAGACTCGTTCAAAGTAAAGGGAATGCATAACTGGCTGATACTGCAATCCTGACAGTGAATCGCACATCCCCCTGATTGAATCCTTTTGGCACCTGGCTTATCGGAGATCATAATAACCTTTCGCTACATTGATATATATCAATATTTTACCATTCCTTGTAACTAAAGGATAGCTAAAAAACTTCTTTAATATGAGTAGGATAGATATTTTTCATTGATTTTCGTTAAATAGTAAACCGTCAACTGTGATACATAAATTGTGTATGACAGAATGGCTTTTGCACGCAG harbors:
- the ttcA gene encoding tRNA 2-thiocytidine(32) synthetase TtcA, whose product is MNQKDTRKETLELNKLQKRLRRNVGNAIIDYNMIEDGDVVMACISGGKDSFAMLDILLNLQKAAPIHFEVVAVNLDQKQPGFPEHILPEYFRQLGIPYYIIDKDTYSVVKEKISEGKTTCGLCSRLRRGTLYSFAEKIKATKIALGHHMDDIVETLFLNMFHGSRMKAMPPKLRSDDERNIVIRPLSYCREKDLIRYANAKQFPIIPCNLCGSQENLQRQNIKSMLIEWDKKTPGRVESIFKSIQSVSPSQLADRDLFDFVNLPLAREGEREGYAFNEAIVSSTNIDESMFIDVTNL
- a CDS encoding ammonium transporter, which encodes MTENLTQVQGVVQALTQSSDTLFLLLGAIMVFLMHAGFAFLEVGTVRKKNQVNALVKILVDFGVSTIAYFFIGYWLAYGATFFADAETLAAGNGYELVKFFFLLTFAAAIPAIVSGGIAERARFYPVLIATFFIVGLIYPFFEGIIWNGNFQVQQWFEHNLGHPFHDFAGSVVVHGVGGWIALVAVIFLGMRHGRIRAGKHTNFAPSNIPFLALGAWILSVGWFGFNVMSAQSINGISGLVAMNSLMAMVGGILAALVAGKNDPGFIHNGPLAGLVAVCAGSDLMHPLGALMTGIVAGVLFVWAFTYLQNKTRIDDVLGVWPLHGLCGAWGGIAAGIFGQQNLGGLGGVSLLTQILGTCLGIIIALVGAFIVYGLLNKLTGLRLSQEDEFNGADLAIHKISSTNEE
- the cobB gene encoding Sir2 family NAD+-dependent deacetylase, encoding MLYPYRNIVVLTGAGISAESGIQTFRSEDGLWEEHRIEDVATPEGFYRDPDLVQNFYNKRRQSLLSDSIQPNAAHISLGRLESELDGSVTIITQNIDNLHEKGGSQNIIHMHGELLKARCSVSDQVVEQMTDLNVGDLCHCCQIPSQMRPHIVWFGEMPLRMGEIYTAIEKADLFVSIGTSGVVYPAAGFVHDAKLHGAHTIEINLEPSAVESEFAEKRYGKASIEVPRLVDEILGQSGK
- a CDS encoding glucosaminidase domain-containing protein, which codes for MHRFVYLVFFLFVVLGIGSCSYYYQHQDNSDLQKVKQEPPQKPDTSLSQNTPDFLAIHNIKKRKLAFLNYLRPGIHYENQRIAEERQFLLSVEQMITHQHTLSKPEMKRLDAISHEYKLKLPENGPDSVWFQKALHRVDILPEALVFIQAANESAWGTSRFARQGNNYFGQWCYRQGCGLVPLARSEGATHEVAKFGSVQESIHRYFMNVNRNKAYHDLREIRFSLRQQGMNISTAQSALELTDGLLKYSERGIDYVDSLKAMIRHNQKILPGNEAG
- a CDS encoding sigma-54-dependent transcriptional regulator, encoding MIIESDIETRIALQQIFSSWFSKVSYARNIDEAGQLCLKTHYDLVIFDLFTHHDLKFQAMMNTEFAGSELIICGTQPGISTLALEFDAIIYQPLDTEQIRKVVGRCLERKIESRNNLVLQQDAQKHILASTLIGNSEKTRYLRQLIRQYASSKAAVLIEGELRAGKELTARAIHAAGGRIGPFVPVNCTELKDDASALEKLFGSQNDKTGGRLWLANNGTLFLNSVECLPACAQSALIQLFEHRTFTITHTSTDVLVDIRVIVATTCNLHHAVIEGKFSAELYERLSVLKIHVPPLRERSADLRELFPYLTKRLCSELSLPIPEWIDDHGHFELWDYSWPGNAKELKNLIERCLLLNQSPADYWEEKTQTVPGKSNVVVSVSHSNYIPELSAPPVHGFSGYPGSWSLKEVEQAHIQQVINFHDGNKSAAARELGISRKTLDRKLKEWQSEEH
- a CDS encoding FNR family transcription factor, with amino-acid sequence MISDKPGAKRIQSGGCAIHCQDCSISQLCIPFTLNESELDQLDQIIERKKPIQKGQELFKAGDELKSLYAIRSGTIKSYTITEQGDEQITAFHLAGDLVGFDAITGDSHPSFAQALETSMVCEIPYEILDDLSGKMPKLRQQIMRLMSNEIKGDQEMILLLSKKNAEERLAAFLFNLSSRFAQRGFSPREFRLTMTRSDIGNYLGLTVETISRLLGRFQKSEILSVKGKYITILDHDALMELAGVSTES
- the uspE gene encoding universal stress protein UspE — translated: MSIYNNILVVADINNDEQAALARAMQLANKSVSKSRVTLFLSIYDFSYEMTSMLSSDEREAMRRGVVHQRKLWLQNIAEPYISDDINFDVKVVWYHRPYEAIIAEVFAGHYDILIKSTHKHDFLESVIFTPTDWHLIRKCPCPVLLVKHAEWHENANIMASVNIGSESETHQKLNVKMTEQLLNIAERFSAKPFLVSAYPTTPSNVAIELPEFDAIAYNDALRAHYLTAMKALRQEFHIHDEHTLVEEGLPEEIIPKLAKQLDSSMVILGTTGRTGLSSVFIGNTAEHVIDKIDCDVLALKPEGYVSPLDPEHH